Proteins encoded by one window of Candidatus Pelagibacter giovannonii:
- a CDS encoding DMT family transporter, which yields MNVINKIPGPLLIFMGALSLSFGGLIVKKFEGSTEWQILFWRSLFFTLTVLAFLIITYKKKTLSSFYKSGLPGFFGGIVLSFGFCGYVYAMSNTSVANTNFIISLQILFLAIFGYLFLKEKISTITLVSIILAITGVTLMVGNDLRPGNLSGNLAAFTMPITFAVLIMIVRKFPTVDMIPAQFVAGVSSCLIGLSVCIYYSHNLMVSPNDIFLGFLAGFFQVGFGFIFITIGARSTPSAMVGVIMLSESVLGPFWAFLFAGERASLFTLIGGAIILFAVLLQFSSLLLSDKKEKIIN from the coding sequence ATGAATGTAATTAATAAAATTCCAGGTCCATTACTGATTTTTATGGGTGCTTTAAGTTTAAGTTTTGGTGGGCTTATTGTAAAAAAATTTGAAGGTTCTACAGAGTGGCAAATTCTTTTTTGGAGATCTTTATTTTTTACGCTTACAGTCTTAGCTTTTTTAATAATTACTTATAAAAAGAAAACTTTAAGCTCTTTCTATAAATCGGGATTACCAGGTTTTTTTGGGGGTATTGTATTGTCATTCGGATTTTGCGGTTATGTATATGCAATGTCTAACACATCAGTTGCAAATACTAATTTTATAATCTCATTACAAATTTTATTTCTTGCAATTTTTGGTTACTTATTTTTAAAAGAAAAAATTTCAACAATAACTCTAGTTTCAATAATATTAGCAATAACAGGAGTTACCTTAATGGTTGGTAATGATCTTAGACCAGGTAACCTTTCAGGAAATTTAGCTGCATTTACAATGCCTATCACATTTGCGGTCTTAATCATGATTGTAAGAAAATTTCCTACAGTAGACATGATTCCTGCTCAATTTGTTGCTGGAGTAAGCTCTTGCTTAATAGGGTTAAGTGTATGTATTTACTATTCACATAATTTAATGGTTTCACCTAATGATATATTTTTAGGTTTCTTAGCAGGCTTTTTTCAAGTTGGTTTTGGTTTTATATTCATTACCATCGGTGCTCGTAGCACTCCTTCAGCAATGGTTGGAGTAATTATGCTATCCGAATCTGTTTTAGGGCCCTTTTGGGCTTTTCTATTTGCAGGTGAACGGGCATCATTATTTACATTAATTGGAGGTGCAATTATTCTATTTGCTGTTTTGCTTCAGTTTTCATCGTTGCTTTTGTCTGATAAAAAAGAAAAAATTATTAATTGA